From one Culex quinquefasciatus strain JHB chromosome 3, VPISU_Cqui_1.0_pri_paternal, whole genome shotgun sequence genomic stretch:
- the LOC6049798 gene encoding cuticle protein CP14.6 — MKFAVAFVCLVVSAVVAVPVPNKDAQIVRFDNDHKGIDGYSYQVETSNGIQQQETAELRSFGDDNAAIVVRGSYSFTADDGQVYTVNYIADENGFQPEAPHLPKA; from the coding sequence atgaaattcgCGGTAGCTTTCGTCTGTCTGGTGGTTTCGGCTGTCGTAGCCGTTCCGGTGCCCAACAAGGATGCCCAGATTGTGCGGTTCGACAATGACCACAAGGGAATCGACGGATACAGCTACCAGGTGGAAACGAGCAACGGAATCCAGCAGCAGGAAACGGCCGAGCTGCGATCATTCGGAGATGACAACGCTGCCATTGTGGTCCGCGGATCGTACTCATTCACGGCTGACGATGGCCAGGTTTACACCGTTAACTACATTGCCGACGAGAACGGATTCCAGCCAGAGGCACCTCATCTACCCAAGGCTTAG
- the LOC6049799 gene encoding endocuticle structural glycoprotein ABD-5 — protein sequence MKFAVVFAAVLAVAVAAPVEEKDAHIVQYQNDNQGIDGYNFQYGTSNGIQRTEQAQLKRFADDINALVIRGSYSYVGADGQTYTVNYIADENGFQPEAAHIPRA from the exons ATGAAGTTCGCCGTAGTGTTTGCCGCCGTTttggccgtggccgtggccgcTCCCGTTGAGGAAAAGGACGCCCACATTGTGCAGTACCAGAACGATAACCAGGGAATTGACGGATACAACTTCCA GTATGGAACCAGCAACGGAATCCAGCGGACGGAACAAGCCCAACTGAAGCGGTTCGCCGACGACATCAACGCCCTGGTCATCCGTGGATCATACTCGTACGTCGGTGCCGACGGACAGACCTACACCGTGAACTACATCGCCGATGAGAACGGATTCCAACCGGAGGCTGCCCACATCCCTCGGGCCTAA